The sequence gagcttctttggtggttgacgtctccggtggtcctcctcggccgctcgttcctccccctcaattggctggtcgtctctacggatgccagcctgtccgggtggggggctgtcttcgggagccacacagctcagggctcttggtcgccgatggaggctcggcttcacatcaatatcctggagctccgggccatctttctcgccctgtctcagtggaccgatctcctgaggggttacccggtccgtgttcagaccgacaacgtcaccgccgttgcttatctgaaccgtcaaggcggcaccaggagccgctctgtcatgaccgaggccgctcgcattctccATTGGGCGGAGCGTTTTGTTCCAGCCCTCTCGGCAGTCCACATTCCCGGggtggacaactgggcggcggactacctcagccgcgaaagactggatcagggcgaatgggctctacatcccgaggtgtttcttcaaatctgccggcggtggggattcccagacgtagatctcttcgcctccaggctgaaccacaaactccccatctatgtgactcgagcccgggatccttgcgcgttcgcggtcgacgccttggtgaccccatgggagcagttctccctggtttacgcctttcctcctctgcccattctcccacgagtcctgaagcgcttcaaggcactcggcgtttccgccattcttgtcgctccagactggccgcgccgatcctggtacgccgacgtagtgcacctcctggccgacgccccctggcgacttcccctgcgggccgacctcctttcacaagggccaatattccaccccaatttacctcagctgagtttaacggcgtggctgttgaagccgcggtattgaggtttcgtgggttctcggaaccagtcatccaaaccatgcttaaggcccgtaagcctcagtcagctcggatctaccatcgcgtgtggaaggccttcttttcttggtgcgaacagaataattttcaccccttggtgtgttccacgcccaagattctttcctttttacagtccgggctggataaaggcctcagtcattccaccttgcgttcgcagatttccgccctgtctgttctttttcagcgGGCTCTGGCCTTCCGCCCTCAGGTGAAGACCTTTCttcagggggtggtccatttggcccctccttttcgacagcctttagagccctgggatcttaatttagtcctcgaggttctacaaggtcctccctttgagcctctttgtgaggtgtctctttgtttcctttcttggaaagtcgccttcctggtggcgattacctccatccgtagggtgtctgaactggcagcgctctcttgtcgctccccttatctggtccttcacgaggacaaggtggtgcttcgtcctcttccttccttcctgccgaaggtcgtgtctgcattccaccttaatgaggacatcattctcccctctttttgccctgcgccctcccatcctagggaacggtccctgcattgtttggaccttgtccgggccatacggatctaCTTGTCCGTCACTGCTTCCTTTCGCCGCTCGGATTCCTTGTTTGTGGTCCCGTCAGGTCCGCGCAAGGGACTGGCGGcttccaagaccaccattgggcgttggatcaaggcagccatcgcagaggcctaccgcgttcgtggcagggctcctccctttcgggtcaccgctcattctactcgggctgtgggggcctcttgggcggtCCGCCATCAGGCTtcagtgtcccaggtctgcaaggccgccacctggtcttcagtccacactttttcaaagttttatcaggtccatatcctggcttcctctgacgccagtctgggccgcaaggttctACAGGCCGCTGTGCGTTAGGCGGGCCGCATGGGGATTGtaatcttctttccccaccctctgggactgcttttgtacgtcccactggtgctgtgtcccccaatgacaggcacaagaaaagaggatttttttgtactcaccgtaaaatccttttcttgtggcttcattgggggacacagctcccaccctgtttgaggttgtgctcccggggcttgttctgttcttggggttttcgtTCCCGGGACCAGTCTGTTTGTTTGCCTGTTTTTTGTTACTATtttctactgcttgtgactaaactgagttagcctggtgcctgtaggaggggtatagcctgccaggcggagtcacttcttcttctgtctagtgtcgcctcctagtggcagtagcctatacccactggtgctgtgtcccccaatgaagccacaagaaaaggattttacggtgagtacaaaaaaatcctcttattAGCAATAGATGTAATGTTAACAGCAATATTTTTGTTGTTTGGTTCTCTTTACATAAGATTTAAGGCCTTTTTACATAGGCTGATTATCAGTAATGAGCGTTCCTAGAAATGTTTATTTAcccgataatcgccccatgtaaatgAGACAGATCAGCCAATGAAGATGCTTGTTTATTGGCGGACTGAATTTTTTGTGTAGCCATATAAAGTATTACTACTCAAATGGTAGTCACTCTGGAACACATGGTTTCTGTGCAACCCAAGAAAAAACTAAGTATGTCTGGAGATTGTCATGTGGGAAGCAGCACAATAATGCAATAATTGAATATTTTATTCCAAGATTTAAACAAAGTTTACAAATAAAATGGGCAACATTGTAATTTTATAAAACATTTATGGGGAAATTCAGAGATGTCACTGCTTGTACTGGTGTAACCAATAATTTagtgaatatagaaaaaaaaaaaaacgtgcagcAATTGTTGAAGTCCCCCAAAACTGTATTCTTGGAGGAGAGAGTATGCAGTTCCACTTGGCCATGAAGTAGTTAATAAGTATCGCGGGCAATTTGTCCTATGATTCATCCTAACAGACCAGGATATTGGAATTAATTGTGGGATGCAGAAATAGATCACTGCTCATTTTGGTGTCCATCTGTCACTGAAGACACAGCCCCTTGTCCCTTGTTTACATCGCTGATCAGCGCCCACTGGCCATCCACGGACTCTTTCCACAGGGTCACCTAAAACATGGCAAGTAATGGTGTTAATATATACAATAAGAAAAAAGGAATAAAGTATACCAAACACCTGAAGTCTATACCTGGATAGAAACAAAAAATACCACTGATGGTTGTTCAGATGTCAATATGGAAGCagaatatttaaagtgacactgtcacctcctttgtgcattttgacatctctacacaggtgtaaagggtaaatttagcggttttcataccctattttatatcataagtcatggtgcttgttcaagtagaaagtcatcttttatcaattgcagattgagttaagtgggtggggccttgcggcattagccccacttagccccgcccacaacggtacagttggccccgccccctcgccggccattggaacaggctggccgaaaggtctagacccctccccctttacaGTGGCCAACCAATGGTCGTCAAGGGgggggcgggaccaacggtgccgttgtgggcgggactaagtggtgctaatgccaaaaggccacgcccacttaatacaatctgcagttgataaaaggacactttttacttgaacaagcaccatgacgtacgaTATGAAATAAGTTAGGAAAAACGCTAaacttaccctttacacctgtgtagaaatgtcagaatgcacaaaagggggtgacagtgtcactttaactcccCTACTACTATCTTGTGACTAAAGTTCGCCATATTAACAGAACCTTACAGTAACATGTCAGCAGCCATCTGTTTACTGTATGACCACATCACTCTTCTACAATCCTCATATATTATGAAGCATGCCCCCTTCCCCATACCTTGTTATCTCCCCCAGACACAGCCAGGATGTTGGCTGTGATGGACCAGCTCACATGCCAGACTACATCATTGAATTTGTGCAGAAGTTTCGGGGTCCAGCTGTTTGTGGTCGGGTCATCACAGGTCCAGATGTAAACTCTGCCATCCTGCAAATACACATAAAAAGATCAGGACACAACATACACAGAACTCCATTATGACACTGAACCTAGTCCCCAAAATTACCTGAGAACAACTGGCTATGGTGCTGGTGGGGAGGCCAATAGAAGGTGCCCAGGCCACATCCCGCACCCAGTCACTGTGTGCCTCCAGCTTCTGATCTTCTTTCCattgcccatcctcctccctgtagTTACAAGCAAAAGCTCCTTTACCTTGGTTGTTTCATTAAGTGAACAATATGTTTTTATTCCTCAAAGCCTTGTCTGTTTCTACACTAAAAGCTTTGAAGGATTAAAGCcctgttcacattacatttttgcatCCTGTTGAAACATCCATTAATTTATTAATTATAGCAAATTTACTATTAAAACAGGATAAAACAGGGCACAAAAGTCATGCAGGTTCCTTTTTCTGTCCCGTTAACAGGATTATAAAGTCTGATGGGTGGTGTTCAACCATTAGGACAGAGATAACGGAGGACTGAGAAGCCTTGTCCCTAGCATGTAGTGTCATGCTCCGTATACTGGGCATGTTGTTATTACTTCCTTCAGAATATATGGGAGCTGGACTGTGCTTACCTGGTTttcaggtggccatacaccttcaataactgacagctgaacaatGTTTAGCTTACAGTTCTCTACCAtccagcccccatcctcccctcccACTCTAACTATGGCTCATCTCTTCCAGAATAAAGGGGTCAGACAGTGATATTTCATCATACCCGACCCCTATTTCCACTGACATCTGTCGGTGGGGAGAGGCCCAAACACCTTATACTAAGAGTTAAACCTGCCGCAAGTGGCGGGTAGAGCTGACAAAAGTACAAGGTGTTTGGGGACCTAAAGATTTGGCATGTCCATGCTATGAAGAgagccacacatacacacaaacacaaaacaCCTCTATGTCATACCCAGTTGTCATttacctttaacctcttaataGGAATGATTACACATACCAATTGTGACCCAGCTGTCCATCCAGGCCATGCAGGGTGTCCGCATATACTGCAATAGTGTGCAGCTTGTGCAAATGAATCACTTGGTTTCACTTTTATAAGTCATGTGGCCAAATAAGCATATAGCAAAAAGCTTACTGGTAATGTAAGCTAGTATTTTCATGAGCTCGTAACAGCGCTCCTGAAGCGAGGGGAGCGGTCATGAGCATTACAGTAAAATGCAGAATTACTCATCAGTAATCATGTTTTCATGGACTCATGACAGCGCACCTTACTTCAGGGGTACTGTTATTAGTGTTAGTGTTAAATACGGCAACTTATTGGGCTGTATGGTTCCCTTAGTATTACCAATATAATTTTTACAGCTTACAGGGGGAACATGGCTTTAGAAACAGAGGTTGTCACTTACCTCCAGATTTTTACAAGGTTGTCGCATCCACCAGAGACAAACCTCTTGATATAATTTGGTCTCTGTCCAGATGGTTGATCCACCAAACTTCCTGGGACGACAGAAGGAGCCCAGCTGACCGCATTACAACCAATCTAATTGGCACAAAATAGAAATATATCTCCATTTAGACCACTAGGGAAAGACAGCAGGGCAGCTATACAGGGGGTCCATAAATTAGAATATGGTTGAAATAGATGAatgaaatattaataaaatcaATAATAATTTCCTTTAATATACCTTATCTATGATAAGAAAATGTCCAATAAGGTCAAGTCTGGCAATTGCAATGGCCATTTAATTGGGCACAGTCTACCTCAATAGTTAGCACTGCCATCTACTGGTGTTGCAGGGAATTGACTCAATGGTTTGTCCCATATGTTTGGTAAATATacagttatgaaaattactaatagacacttattatgggagatgcaagttgttgatgtcacgtcacataaactgctgacacctgctgcagcggtgagacagactggagcagcaggtgtcggcactttatgtgacgtgacatcaacaactttacagagacctgaacaggacatgctgtagtaagtgcagaaaaatgcactataggtgagtTTACCAGTgtttattagtaattttcataacttttgttgggcaataatatatcttaaaataattttgcctggacttcccctttaatgaaatTAAACTGACAGCAACGGCTGTTTTATGCCACATACAGTGCTTCATATTGGCCCTGAATTTACATCTATTAGTGGGTGCCACAAGTGTGTTTATTTCCATGTTTGCTGGAACTTCTGTCTTGCTATCACATCTTGCAGAGCACTACACTAAAAAAAGAAATTGaacttttctttacttcctggtttgggctttcccatgatgcactttgtctcctgtgatgtctaacggACTCTGTAgagctgttagatggcttacagcttgctcagccaatcagagctgagcaacctgagtcatctgacaaagagaagctggcctaacagggcttagaccagtttccctcttgatgatgtaattgtcacaaaatggcttccacagagcagcctggggtcaacagtcattaggcaagaatgagtttacttcacttcctggtgggggattgagagggggggggagatagggcagataggtgattgaagcatattacaaagttatataactgtgtaatgtgtttcaattactgggaaaaagcttttcaccagagttgtccttttaagTCTGTAGTAACTACATTGAGTACAGATAGTGCTGACTGTTTTTACTTCCCACAAGCTCTAGAGGGCATTTTGTTGCTCCAAATTAGACAAAAATCAGACTATGGGCCCTCTAGATTATGCTACCGTCATTTATTAAATAAAGTATTTTAGTACAGAAAGTTACTGATAGGAGGCACTTTAACAGTATGTCTCAGCACGAATGATCTGCTGTTATTTCCTAACAGACTGGCCTTCTTGCACCCCTCATTTTTGCCTGTGTGACTACATCAGGGTTAGCTCAGAAGGTCAGCATTTGTGTGCAAGTTGTAGTAATTAAAGCAAGAATGCATTTTGTGAATGGATAGTGTTACTGAAAACCAAGAATCTCATTTGGAGCAGCAGAACGATCTACTGAGCCACCTAATTGGGGGTGGCCTAATTTCTCTAACCCTGTACTCTGGTGCTTACCGTATGTGCATTGCTGATCTTTTTGACATCCCAAGGACCATCACCTGTGTAAGTGAGGAGAGAAATGGCGCCATCTGAACTGCCACAAGCCAACATCAGCCCAAAGTCATGAGGAGCCCAGCAAACAGAATTGACTGAAACAGACACAAGACAGCGTTACAATTGCAAGTTTTTTCTGACTTTATATGAGAACAGCTAATGAAGAGGACGGCAACAAGCACACTATCATCACTGCAGTACTACTATCCTCATACAGACAAGTGTAGTCACCTGAAGAATCATGGCCTGTGTATTCATAAGTCTTGTCCCAGGTCCCATTTTCTTCTTTCCATATAATGACTTTCCGGTCATAGGAGCAGGAGGCCAGGATGTTGCCATACATTGGATGAGCCCAGGCCACTTGCCAGACTGGCCCCTCATGACTGAAAACACAAAATCAGATGTTATGAGGATATATACATTTCTCAAATGTGGTTGTAATACAATATTCTAATATAATGAGAGCATAGAAATCCTGCAGATCAGACATGTGCCACAGTTTAACCAACCAGCAGAAATAAATAGCTGGCAGTGACCAAAAATGTTCATTTTCCCAGTGCAGTAGTCCAATAAACTGCTGCAGGAGTACAGAAATTTGGCTGCCGTAACTCATTCATATTTTTGGCAATTTCCTTTAACCAGCCTAAGTCATATGCTAATATGCTATTAAAGTGGTTTTCCTGTGACAGATTGATGGCACATACACTTTTTATAGAAAATGTCTGCTAATAACTGCAAGTCTTAAAACTGGTGTCCTTTAGTTACCAGGACCTGCATTCAGTATTGTAATGGTATATTATAGGACAAAGATATTATGGGACATCCCCTGTAAAGACTTATAATGTCAATGGAACATGAAGCTTTGGTTCCTCATACAACTAAGGCATCACTCACCCCCGTAGATCAGCAATCAGTATCTGACCACCATTCTTCACATCAAAGATCTTCACAGATCTGTCAGAGGAGCAGGTGGCAAGTCGTGTACCATAGTAATCCATCTGAGCGTCATGCTGGGAAAACACAAATCATTCTAACATAGCCATCTATAAACAGAAATCTTACAAGACACAAAACATTGAAgtcacttcttaaaggggtactccaaagacaaaaaaaaattttaaaaaaaatttaacgttTGATACATTGCTActgcccccagagcactgatTAGCCCCTGGCCGACCTGATCGGTGGTCTGGGGGTCATAGCAcagacatcatcacaacttgggagAAAATGctttctggcgggggtcccacaGATGGTCCGGTCGCTCACCAcgggcacaggaagaggtaaaTTAGTATTTGTAATCATCCCCCCCCCTTGCCGGATGAAGGATTTTATAAAccgctggacttctttaaagcaatgtattagcagcaaaaaaataaaataaaataaaaaatccttgGTTTTCAGAGTCCCCTTTTAAGGATAAGCCAGCAAAAATAAATGTTAGAACGCTAGGTTTTCACAAAGGTTAGCACAGAAGACACTAGTACGAGGTGAAAGACTCAATATAACTACAGGAGCAAAGAAGAAAAGGAGAGTAAGGTCCTCTAGACTAATTagattaaatataatatatatgcaaatggacataaataatatatatagacCGAATATTATAGTTTAAAATATAGAAATTAATTTATTATGCACATGCAGACAACATAAAAAATGCCTAAAAAAAAGGTAAATCTGGTACTAGAAActagtaataaaatatataaaaatggtCTATTGTGGAGGACCAGAAGAATAAATCTAGGAAAAATAAATTTGAAAAGATaaagataaaaatacaaaatataggCTCTGTAtatgggaaaaaagaaaaaggaaaaaacaagacAGGATGACTGTTGTCAAGTCTGCAGATGAGCAGTGGTTTGGATATGCACAGTCAGTGCTTTCTCTGCATTGAGAAGGTAATTGGCTTGATCGGGAGTATTTCATGAAGTTTGTAAACTTCGCACAGACAAACATAACAcagacatcatcacaacttggggaaaaATGCTTTCTGGCAGGGGTCCCACAGCCGGTCCCGTCGCTCACC is a genomic window of Dendropsophus ebraccatus isolate aDenEbr1 chromosome 4, aDenEbr1.pat, whole genome shotgun sequence containing:
- the SEC13 gene encoding protein SEC13 homolog — its product is MVSVINTVDTSHEDMIHDAQMDYYGTRLATCSSDRSVKIFDVKNGGQILIADLRGHEGPVWQVAWAHPMYGNILASCSYDRKVIIWKEENGTWDKTYEYTGHDSSVNSVCWAPHDFGLMLACGSSDGAISLLTYTGDGPWDVKKISNAHTIGCNAVSWAPSVVPGSLVDQPSGQRPNYIKRFVSGGCDNLVKIWREEDGQWKEDQKLEAHSDWVRDVAWAPSIGLPTSTIASCSQDGRVYIWTCDDPTTNSWTPKLLHKFNDVVWHVSWSITANILAVSGGDNKVTLWKESVDGQWALISDVNKGQGAVSSVTDGHQNEQ